One window of Dethiosulfovibrio salsuginis genomic DNA carries:
- a CDS encoding DUF554 domain-containing protein, with the protein MNIEYLSQLPLFGSIVNALAILAGTAFGLVFRSALPERVTASAFQAIGLVTLWLGMSMAGATSNILILVLSIVIGTIAGEFWDLDGKLRSEAESLQRRIGASGNFTEGFMAATLLFCMGSMAILGSIEEGLGQWPKLLLTKSLMDGVASVAFAVSLGAGVALSALSVLVYQGSLTLAAGALQPYLTDGMTSEISAVGGIMLIGLSLGILEIKRIKVMNMLPALLVAGILAIYMI; encoded by the coding sequence TTGAACATAGAATATCTGTCTCAGCTGCCGCTTTTCGGCTCTATCGTGAACGCCCTGGCTATATTGGCGGGAACCGCGTTCGGCCTGGTGTTTAGGTCTGCCCTGCCGGAGAGGGTCACCGCATCGGCCTTTCAGGCTATAGGGCTGGTCACCCTGTGGCTCGGCATGTCGATGGCGGGAGCGACGTCGAACATACTGATATTGGTGCTGAGCATAGTGATAGGGACCATAGCAGGGGAGTTTTGGGACCTAGACGGCAAGCTGAGGAGCGAGGCGGAGTCGCTTCAGAGGAGAATAGGGGCTTCGGGAAACTTCACCGAGGGTTTTATGGCGGCGACGCTGCTTTTTTGCATGGGGTCCATGGCGATCCTTGGCTCCATAGAGGAAGGACTCGGCCAGTGGCCCAAGCTGCTTCTGACAAAATCCCTCATGGACGGCGTAGCTTCGGTGGCCTTCGCCGTATCCTTAGGGGCAGGGGTGGCTTTGTCCGCTCTGTCAGTCTTAGTCTACCAGGGAAGCCTTACATTGGCAGCAGGGGCACTTCAACCTTACCTGACCGACGGAATGACGTCGGAGATATCGGCGGTAGGTGGAATCATGCTGATAGGTCTGTCTCTGGGGATCCTGGAGATAAAGAGGATAAAGGTCATGAATATGCTCCCCGCCCTTCTGGTAGCGGGCATATTGGCCATATATATGATATAA
- a CDS encoding cytochrome c biogenesis CcdA family protein has product MGDILGAVQTSLSSLGWGAMAAAFVWGIFSVLLSPCSLVSIPLVVGYIQGQGGKGTKNALAISGAFSMGIFVNIALVGVVIASAGALMESLSSTMNYIVSAVLFVFGLHLLDVITIPWFVSGSIKAGDRRGLKGALALGALSGMALGPCTFAYMAPMLVIAMKAATSSVIRGISLVAFYGLGYCAVILAAGTFASLLEGYLSWSEKGRGAFIVSQICGWLVIAAGSYFLYIA; this is encoded by the coding sequence ATGGGTGATATTTTAGGAGCCGTCCAGACCAGCCTATCCAGCCTTGGCTGGGGGGCTATGGCGGCGGCCTTCGTATGGGGCATCTTCAGCGTCCTCCTCAGCCCCTGTAGCCTGGTGAGCATTCCTCTGGTGGTAGGCTATATACAGGGACAGGGCGGGAAAGGCACCAAAAACGCCCTGGCTATATCGGGGGCTTTCTCTATGGGTATCTTCGTCAACATAGCCCTGGTAGGGGTAGTTATAGCCTCCGCAGGTGCTCTTATGGAGAGCCTCAGTTCAACGATGAACTACATAGTCTCGGCGGTGCTTTTCGTCTTCGGCCTCCATCTGCTGGACGTCATAACCATTCCCTGGTTCGTGTCGGGATCTATAAAAGCGGGAGACAGGAGGGGGCTAAAAGGGGCCCTGGCTTTAGGTGCCCTGTCGGGCATGGCTCTAGGGCCCTGCACCTTCGCCTACATGGCCCCTATGTTGGTGATAGCCATGAAGGCCGCGACCTCCAGCGTAATAAGGGGTATCTCTTTGGTGGCTTTTTACGGCCTGGGCTACTGTGCGGTTATACTGGCGGCGGGGACCTTCGCCAGCCTGTTAGAGGGCTATTTGAGCTGGTCGGAAAAAGGCAGAGGAGCGTTTATAGTGAGCCAGATATGCGGCTGGCTGGTTATCGCCGCAGGCAGCTATTTCCTCTACATCGCATAA
- a CDS encoding ABC transporter ATP-binding protein, giving the protein MALLEVKNLKTYFDTDAGTVKAVDGVSFSIEPGKTLGIVGESGCGKSVTSLSIMQLLPKPVGRVAGGEILMNGKNLLDLSEPEMRKIRGNDISMIFQEPMTSLNPVYTIGEQIMEPLRFHQGMNDRQALDRAVEMIDLVGIPSPKQRVTEYPHQLSGGMRQRAMIAMALACNPALLIADEPTTALDVTVQAQILDLMNELRERLNSAIMFITHDLGVIAQMAQRVVVMYAGKVVEEADVEPLYGTPKHPYTQGLLRSIPRMDSDRERLDVIPGVVPSPLNFPGGCKFHNRCDRCMDRCVREESPLYLLKGNRKVRCWLYEDSAEREGAEE; this is encoded by the coding sequence ATGGCATTGCTGGAAGTTAAAAACCTGAAAACCTATTTCGACACCGACGCCGGAACCGTCAAGGCGGTTGACGGAGTCTCTTTCTCCATAGAGCCCGGAAAGACTTTAGGGATAGTAGGGGAATCGGGCTGTGGAAAGTCGGTTACGTCGTTGTCCATAATGCAGCTCCTCCCTAAACCTGTCGGCAGAGTCGCAGGAGGAGAGATTTTGATGAACGGTAAAAATCTCCTCGACCTTTCCGAGCCTGAAATGAGAAAGATCAGGGGAAACGATATCTCCATGATCTTTCAGGAGCCAATGACCAGCCTTAACCCGGTTTACACCATAGGGGAGCAGATAATGGAGCCTCTGAGATTTCATCAGGGCATGAACGATCGTCAGGCTTTGGACCGGGCGGTGGAGATGATCGATCTGGTAGGCATTCCCTCGCCCAAACAGAGGGTGACCGAATACCCTCACCAGCTCTCCGGGGGGATGAGGCAGAGGGCGATGATAGCTATGGCCCTGGCCTGCAACCCCGCACTGCTCATAGCCGACGAGCCCACCACCGCCTTGGACGTCACGGTTCAAGCTCAGATACTGGATCTGATGAACGAGCTGCGGGAGAGGTTGAACTCGGCCATTATGTTCATAACCCACGACCTTGGGGTCATAGCTCAGATGGCCCAGAGGGTGGTAGTCATGTACGCAGGTAAGGTCGTCGAAGAGGCGGACGTAGAGCCTCTCTACGGAACCCCTAAGCACCCCTATACCCAGGGACTTCTCAGGTCCATACCTAGAATGGACTCGGACAGGGAGAGGCTGGACGTAATTCCCGGCGTCGTCCCCAGTCCCCTTAACTTCCCCGGGGGATGCAAGTTCCACAACCGTTGCGACCGCTGTATGGATCGATGCGTGAGGGAGGAATCTCCCCTCTATCTCCTCAAGGGAAATCGCAAGGTCCGTTGTTGGCTTTACGAGGACAGTGCCGAGAGAGAGGGGGCAGAGGAATGA
- a CDS encoding MATE family efflux transporter, translating to MTSVERSERMGYEPIGRLLLQFSIPAIVGMVASALYNIVDRMFIGHAVGPNGIAAITVAFPFFLLIISTGILIGVGSSSQISRGLGAGNPERAQKVMGNGFIAMVVSSVLVVTVGFTFMDDLMRLCGASPIIMPMTKDYMSIVLWGVPFQLIGFCCNYFIRAEGHPRYAMGTLILGAFANIVLDWIFIVKMGMGVKGAALGTVVAQFGAACWVIAFYVRGVGQLRFVRSAFRPDRSILTEMAAVGFSPFMMEMFFVMVMILFNRTLSRLGGEMAISAMGIFFSLDSILFMPAIGIGEGAQPLIGYNYGAGNFERVRKTVYLAMGAAVGFFICSLIVAQAFPRQLTMLFNKDSQELISMTVRAMRIGYLGLPMAGIAIISGFVFQALGKAKQSIILNLCRQFFFLLPPLLLLPPFFGVDGVWATFPIVDVGGGVLGWFMVRAEMKRWNNSLFEDN from the coding sequence ATGACATCGGTAGAACGTTCTGAACGGATGGGATACGAGCCTATCGGCCGTCTTCTGCTCCAGTTCTCCATTCCCGCAATCGTGGGAATGGTGGCAAGTGCATTGTACAACATAGTGGACCGTATGTTTATAGGCCATGCGGTAGGACCTAACGGAATAGCGGCTATCACCGTGGCTTTCCCGTTTTTTCTGTTGATAATATCCACAGGTATATTAATAGGGGTGGGGTCGTCGTCTCAGATCTCCCGGGGGCTAGGAGCGGGCAACCCCGAGAGGGCTCAAAAGGTCATGGGCAACGGCTTCATCGCCATGGTGGTTTCGTCGGTGCTTGTGGTTACCGTAGGTTTTACCTTTATGGACGACCTGATGAGGCTCTGCGGTGCTAGCCCTATCATAATGCCTATGACTAAGGACTATATGTCCATAGTCCTGTGGGGAGTCCCTTTTCAGCTTATCGGCTTTTGCTGCAACTACTTTATCCGTGCGGAAGGGCATCCAAGGTACGCTATGGGGACCCTGATTCTAGGGGCCTTCGCTAATATCGTCCTCGACTGGATATTTATAGTCAAGATGGGGATGGGCGTTAAAGGAGCGGCTCTCGGGACGGTGGTTGCCCAGTTTGGGGCGGCCTGCTGGGTTATAGCTTTTTACGTCAGAGGTGTCGGACAGCTTCGTTTCGTCCGCTCGGCGTTCAGGCCCGATAGGTCCATCCTGACGGAGATGGCGGCGGTGGGCTTTTCTCCCTTTATGATGGAGATGTTTTTCGTCATGGTGATGATCCTGTTTAACCGGACCCTCAGTCGCTTGGGAGGGGAGATGGCCATCTCCGCTATGGGTATATTTTTCAGCCTGGACAGTATTCTCTTTATGCCGGCTATCGGAATAGGGGAGGGAGCACAGCCTCTCATCGGTTACAACTACGGTGCGGGCAACTTTGAAAGGGTCAGAAAAACGGTCTACTTGGCTATGGGTGCTGCGGTAGGTTTCTTTATCTGTTCCTTGATAGTGGCCCAGGCTTTTCCAAGACAGCTAACCATGCTCTTTAACAAGGACAGTCAGGAACTGATATCGATGACCGTCAGGGCCATGAGAATAGGCTATCTAGGCCTTCCTATGGCTGGGATCGCTATCATATCGGGTTTCGTTTTTCAGGCCCTGGGTAAGGCTAAACAGAGCATAATTCTTAACCTTTGCAGGCAGTTTTTCTTCCTGCTCCCCCCATTGCTTCTCCTGCCCCCTTTCTTTGGGGTGGACGGGGTTTGGGCGACTTTCCCTATCGTCGACGTAGGTGGAGGTGTCCTAGGCTGGTTTATGGTCAGAGCGGAGATGAAGCGGTGGAACAACTCGCTTTTTGAGGATAATTAG
- a CDS encoding ABC transporter permease, with protein sequence MTTNDKAPEATKERKHGSLWYEAWVRFSRNKLAMIGLVMVLILLGIALFAPYIAPYDPFKQLIWTEGKAAKLAAPSMKHLMGTDLYGRDILSRVIFGARISLQIGVFATIVSLLIGIPLGAMAGFFGGKIDDAISWLINVVFAFPFFLFVLAIIAVFNNPSMMVVFVAIGLVTWVPVARITRAQFISLREREYVEAARALGIPTRRIIFSHILPNAVAPVIVQATLGLGSIIMVEAGLAFLGFGAQPPMPSWGLMISVGQKYLATGQWWWAIFPGMAIMYTVLAFNFVGDGLRDALDVRLKR encoded by the coding sequence ATGACTACCAACGATAAAGCACCGGAGGCAACTAAAGAGCGTAAGCACGGCAGTCTATGGTATGAGGCGTGGGTAAGGTTCAGCCGAAATAAGCTGGCCATGATCGGGCTGGTAATGGTGCTGATTCTCCTGGGGATAGCCCTTTTCGCTCCCTACATAGCTCCCTACGATCCCTTTAAACAGCTAATATGGACCGAAGGTAAGGCCGCTAAACTGGCCGCTCCGTCGATGAAACACCTCATGGGGACCGACCTGTACGGCAGGGATATCCTCAGCAGGGTTATCTTTGGAGCCAGGATATCCCTTCAGATAGGCGTTTTTGCCACCATAGTTTCCCTGTTGATAGGTATCCCACTAGGGGCTATGGCGGGATTTTTTGGAGGTAAGATAGACGATGCTATCTCCTGGCTTATAAACGTGGTCTTCGCCTTTCCCTTCTTCCTTTTCGTCCTGGCGATTATAGCGGTGTTCAATAACCCCAGTATGATGGTGGTTTTTGTGGCTATCGGGCTGGTTACCTGGGTTCCTGTAGCTAGGATAACCAGAGCTCAATTTATATCCCTCCGAGAAAGGGAGTACGTCGAGGCAGCCAGAGCGCTAGGCATACCTACTAGGCGAATTATCTTCTCCCACATACTTCCTAACGCCGTAGCCCCGGTAATAGTTCAGGCTACCTTAGGGCTGGGAAGCATCATCATGGTGGAGGCGGGGTTGGCCTTCCTGGGATTTGGAGCTCAACCCCCGATGCCCAGCTGGGGACTGATGATCTCCGTCGGCCAGAAATACCTGGCAACCGGCCAGTGGTGGTGGGCGATTTTCCCCGGTATGGCCATTATGTACACCGTTTTGGCCTTCAATTTCGTCGGAGACGGTCTCAGAGACGCTCTGGACGTCAGGCTGAAGAGGTAG
- a CDS encoding ABC transporter ATP-binding protein: protein MSVSSREEFLRVEGLKKYFPIRKGIFKKVVNHVKAVDGVSFSIREGETLGVVGESGCGKSTTGRTLMHLLEPTAGSVYFQGKEIGQMLKEDPGKVRQNIQIIFQDPYGSLNPRMTVKEIVGEAVKLYGIAKGAKELDRYVTDVIVKAGLRPEHRFRHPHEFSGGQRQRIGIARALALNPKFIVCDEPVSALDVSIQSQVLNELRDLQQDLGLTYLFITHDLSVVKHISDRIAIMYLGKIVEITSKASMFSNPLHPYTKALMSAIPLPDPTIKVDRVELKGDIPSPIDPPEGCRFHTRCPYATDRCSVEEPLLKEVESDHQVACFLLDD, encoded by the coding sequence ATGAGCGTATCCAGTCGTGAAGAGTTTCTCCGAGTGGAGGGGCTGAAAAAATACTTTCCCATCCGCAAAGGGATATTTAAAAAGGTTGTCAATCACGTCAAGGCGGTGGACGGTGTCTCCTTCTCCATAAGGGAGGGAGAGACGCTGGGGGTCGTCGGAGAGTCGGGGTGTGGTAAGTCCACCACCGGCCGTACCCTGATGCATCTTCTGGAGCCAACCGCCGGTTCGGTCTACTTCCAGGGCAAGGAGATAGGCCAGATGCTAAAGGAAGATCCCGGTAAGGTGAGACAGAACATCCAGATCATCTTCCAGGACCCCTACGGCAGCCTTAATCCCCGTATGACGGTAAAAGAGATAGTCGGAGAGGCGGTAAAGCTCTACGGCATAGCCAAGGGAGCCAAGGAACTGGACCGATACGTCACCGACGTGATAGTCAAGGCGGGGCTCAGGCCAGAGCACCGTTTTCGCCATCCTCACGAGTTCTCCGGCGGTCAGAGGCAGCGTATAGGTATAGCCAGAGCCCTGGCCCTCAATCCTAAGTTTATCGTCTGTGACGAGCCGGTGTCCGCCCTGGACGTCTCCATTCAGAGCCAGGTGCTCAACGAGCTCAGGGATCTCCAGCAGGATCTTGGATTGACCTATCTGTTCATAACTCACGACCTTTCGGTGGTTAAACACATCTCCGACAGGATAGCCATAATGTACCTGGGGAAGATAGTGGAGATAACCTCCAAGGCGTCCATGTTCTCAAACCCTCTTCACCCCTACACCAAGGCCCTTATGTCGGCGATTCCACTCCCCGATCCCACCATAAAGGTCGACAGGGTGGAGCTTAAAGGGGATATACCCTCTCCTATCGATCCTCCTGAAGGATGTCGCTTCCACACCCGCTGTCCCTACGCCACCGACCGGTGCAGCGTGGAGGAACCCCTCCTTAAAGAGGTCGAGTCGGACCACCAGGTCGCCTGCTTCCTCCTCGACGATTGA
- a CDS encoding thioredoxin family protein yields the protein MARILEGFEKDYTGVEVSKINLMENMDYARKYNVRVVPTLVFLTPEGEMLYRHEGIMSSEELQSKWNELGYEVQKIE from the coding sequence ATGGCGCGAATCCTGGAGGGATTCGAGAAAGACTACACAGGGGTAGAGGTGTCCAAGATAAACCTGATGGAAAACATGGACTACGCCAGAAAGTACAACGTCAGAGTGGTTCCAACTCTGGTGTTCCTGACCCCTGAGGGAGAGATGCTCTACCGCCACGAGGGGATTATGTCATCTGAAGAGTTACAGTCCAAGTGGAACGAACTGGGCTACGAGGTTCAAAAAATAGAGTAG
- a CDS encoding amidohydrolase has product MIAITGANIYTVSSGNIENGTVIVEGRTISAVGNNLEIPSGATVIDGRGCTLTPGLIDAHTHIGTCPEGMPYTMTDENDMTNPSTPQLRILDSIYPFDEAFEEARKGGVTTVQVLPGSGNVVGGQGAVIKTFGLVVDEMAVASPSGMKAALGENPIGVYKEKHQMPTTRMGNAACMRATLQEAVNYKRQKDHNENKKDDDKEPFEVKLDMEALLPVVNGTMPLRVHCHRADDIATAIRIAEEFDIKLTMEHCTEGHLIADFLAEKKAMAAVGPTLGCRPKIELRHMTWDTLKVFADKGIHFCIITDHPVTPVHTLMTCATMAHKAGLTREQALRAITLSAAEHLGLEDRLGSIEPGKDGDMVLWKGDPFDTRTEVKSTLIDGKVVYDA; this is encoded by the coding sequence ATGATAGCCATAACAGGAGCCAATATATACACCGTATCGTCGGGAAACATAGAAAACGGGACGGTTATCGTCGAAGGCAGGACAATTTCTGCGGTGGGAAATAACCTGGAGATTCCATCAGGCGCCACGGTTATAGACGGAAGGGGCTGCACCCTCACGCCGGGCCTTATAGACGCCCACACCCACATAGGGACCTGCCCAGAGGGTATGCCCTACACCATGACCGACGAAAACGACATGACAAACCCCTCCACGCCCCAGCTCAGAATACTGGACTCCATATACCCTTTCGACGAGGCCTTCGAGGAGGCCAGAAAGGGAGGGGTCACAACCGTACAGGTCCTGCCGGGAAGCGGTAACGTCGTCGGAGGACAGGGAGCGGTCATAAAGACCTTCGGCCTGGTGGTGGACGAAATGGCCGTAGCCTCCCCATCGGGAATGAAAGCCGCACTAGGGGAGAACCCCATAGGGGTCTATAAAGAGAAGCACCAGATGCCCACCACCAGAATGGGCAACGCCGCCTGCATGAGGGCGACCCTTCAGGAGGCGGTCAACTACAAAAGGCAGAAAGACCACAACGAGAACAAGAAGGACGACGACAAAGAGCCCTTCGAGGTAAAGCTCGACATGGAGGCACTCCTTCCGGTGGTGAACGGCACCATGCCCCTGAGAGTCCACTGCCATAGGGCCGACGACATAGCCACGGCTATCAGGATAGCGGAGGAATTCGACATAAAACTCACTATGGAGCACTGCACCGAGGGACACCTCATAGCGGATTTCCTGGCGGAGAAAAAGGCCATGGCGGCGGTAGGGCCGACCTTAGGATGTCGGCCGAAGATAGAGCTCCGTCACATGACCTGGGACACGCTAAAAGTCTTCGCAGACAAGGGGATACATTTTTGCATAATAACCGACCATCCGGTAACCCCGGTCCACACCCTTATGACCTGTGCGACGATGGCTCACAAGGCGGGACTGACCAGAGAACAGGCTCTGAGGGCGATCACCCTCTCCGCGGCGGAACACCTCGGTCTTGAGGACAGGCTAGGCTCTATAGAGCCGGGCAAAGACGGAGATATGGTCCTTTGGAAGGGAGACCCTTTCGACACCAGGACCGAGGTCAAATCCACACTAATAGACGGCAAGGTAGTTTACGACGCATAA
- a CDS encoding SagB/ThcOx family dehydrogenase has protein sequence MRSFFFYFGVISLVVIVVGGSFCFWKFSPFIFAKSRSQSLSHSDRSAISLPEPALSGGISVEEALASRRSVRSFQDTPISMEDLSQVLWSAQGVTDREKGHRAAPSAMALYPLTVYVVAEKVDGLSQGLYRYEPGHRLVPVFDGPAKDRTMTAIRQPWIMSAPAILLISGRYDDLRGTFGDAAEFCVHAEVGHVSQNVYLQAQSIGLGTLASGGIDGDKLKDAFGLPSEESFLYAMPLGRPQEGR, from the coding sequence ATGAGGTCTTTTTTCTTCTACTTCGGGGTTATATCCCTTGTGGTTATCGTTGTGGGAGGTTCTTTCTGCTTTTGGAAGTTCTCCCCCTTTATTTTTGCCAAGTCGAGGTCCCAGTCCCTCTCCCACTCCGATAGATCGGCGATATCCCTCCCTGAGCCCGCTCTCTCCGGCGGGATATCCGTCGAGGAAGCATTGGCAAGCAGGAGGTCCGTAAGGTCCTTTCAGGATACGCCGATCTCTATGGAAGACCTGTCTCAGGTTCTGTGGTCCGCTCAGGGGGTGACCGACCGAGAGAAGGGGCACAGGGCCGCACCCTCCGCCATGGCCCTTTATCCTCTGACGGTCTACGTGGTGGCGGAGAAGGTGGATGGATTGAGCCAGGGGCTTTACCGATACGAGCCTGGACATAGGCTGGTACCGGTCTTCGACGGTCCCGCAAAGGACAGGACAATGACCGCCATCCGTCAGCCCTGGATAATGTCCGCTCCCGCTATTTTGTTGATATCAGGGCGATATGACGACCTCAGGGGAACTTTTGGCGACGCCGCCGAGTTCTGTGTCCACGCTGAGGTGGGACACGTCTCCCAGAACGTATATCTTCAGGCTCAGTCCATTGGGCTGGGGACCCTGGCGTCCGGCGGCATCGACGGCGATAAGCTGAAGGACGCTTTCGGTCTTCCCTCCGAAGAGTCCTTTCTCTACGCCATGCCTTTAGGCAGGCCTCAGGAGGGCCGATGA
- a CDS encoding YitT family protein, whose amino-acid sequence MSARLSVGLWSRGMELVRKEWSTFFLATLGTIFMSFAIVALTIPYRFAGAGLAGIALLTKYVWDISPAWVIAIGNLILLGWGWKVLSPRFVLWTLYVSMLTSGAVAFFELFEYPMLNDMLLAAILSGILGGLGIGLVFKAGASTGGTDVLVMAARKKWGVDVGMYSFYINITILLFSWFVVDMERLLLGGILLYVESLTIDNVLKSFDRRKQVSVITGCPEEVRRFIVEDMNKSATLLEGSGAYTGDERTMIMVVVNRRQAMDLKRFVVSVDPKAFIILADVAEVVGEGFKHWKHI is encoded by the coding sequence ATGTCAGCTCGGTTATCTGTGGGCCTTTGGTCCCGTGGGATGGAACTTGTTCGTAAGGAATGGAGTACTTTCTTTCTCGCCACTTTAGGAACTATATTTATGAGCTTCGCTATCGTCGCTCTCACCATTCCATACCGCTTTGCCGGTGCCGGTCTCGCCGGTATAGCTCTGCTCACCAAGTACGTCTGGGATATATCCCCCGCCTGGGTCATAGCTATAGGGAACCTCATCCTCCTCGGGTGGGGGTGGAAGGTCCTATCGCCTAGGTTTGTGCTGTGGACCCTCTACGTCTCCATGCTAACCTCCGGTGCGGTGGCTTTTTTTGAGCTTTTCGAGTACCCCATGCTGAACGACATGCTTCTCGCCGCCATACTCTCCGGTATACTCGGAGGGTTAGGCATCGGCCTTGTTTTCAAGGCTGGAGCGTCTACCGGCGGGACCGACGTCCTGGTAATGGCCGCCAGAAAGAAGTGGGGAGTTGATGTCGGAATGTACTCTTTCTATATCAACATAACCATACTGCTTTTCTCCTGGTTTGTCGTGGATATGGAGAGGCTTCTCCTTGGAGGTATACTGCTTTACGTCGAGAGCCTGACGATAGACAACGTCCTCAAATCCTTCGATCGCAGGAAGCAGGTCTCGGTGATAACCGGTTGCCCTGAGGAGGTCCGGCGGTTTATCGTCGAGGACATGAATAAAAGCGCAACCCTCCTTGAAGGGTCGGGAGCCTATACCGGCGACGAAAGGACCATGATAATGGTCGTGGTCAATCGCAGACAGGCTATGGATCTGAAGCGTTTCGTGGTCTCCGTCGACCCTAAGGCCTTTATAATTTTAGCGGACGTAGCGGAGGTAGTGGGAGAGGGCTTCAAACACTGGAAGCACATATAA
- a CDS encoding DUF362 domain-containing protein: protein MASKVFFCGIGSKTAEDNKGSKIVRLLESAGGKSVRKGDLTAIKLHFGESGCDSFIRPIFVRKAADWVKKQGGKPFLTDTGTLYTGSRKNAVDHLVTALEHGFGYEVTGAPLIIADGLRGNDFVEIPVKGEIFSSVKIASDVVASDGMVVLSHFKGHVMGGFGGAVKNLAMGCAPAQGKKDQHSARMSVDRERCIGCGRCYRSCSTKAVSMGDHKASIDVELCIGCGECLTVCPASAISLDWRTDLPLFQRRMAEYALGAVTGRKRPTVYLNFVVDITPQCDCVPWSDDRVIGDVGFLSSTDPVALDKACLDLINSRAGRDVFSDLYPRIDHMEQLRYGEAMGLGSLEYSLEEV, encoded by the coding sequence TTGGCATCAAAGGTATTTTTCTGCGGTATAGGGTCAAAAACAGCGGAGGATAACAAGGGAAGTAAAATAGTCCGACTCCTGGAGTCGGCGGGAGGTAAGTCGGTCAGAAAAGGGGATTTGACCGCAATTAAGCTGCATTTCGGGGAAAGCGGTTGTGATTCTTTTATACGTCCTATTTTCGTGAGAAAAGCGGCAGACTGGGTAAAAAAGCAGGGAGGAAAGCCCTTTCTCACCGATACTGGAACCCTTTACACCGGGAGCAGAAAGAACGCGGTGGATCACCTGGTCACCGCGTTAGAACATGGTTTTGGCTACGAGGTGACAGGAGCCCCTTTGATCATCGCCGATGGCCTAAGAGGCAACGATTTCGTCGAAATTCCCGTAAAGGGAGAGATTTTTTCGTCGGTGAAAATAGCCTCAGATGTAGTGGCTTCCGATGGCATGGTGGTGCTTTCCCATTTCAAAGGCCACGTAATGGGAGGTTTTGGTGGGGCAGTCAAGAACCTGGCTATGGGCTGTGCTCCCGCTCAGGGCAAAAAAGACCAGCACTCCGCCAGGATGTCGGTGGATAGGGAAAGGTGCATAGGCTGTGGAAGATGTTACAGAAGCTGCTCCACCAAGGCGGTTTCTATGGGGGATCACAAGGCGTCCATAGACGTCGAGCTATGTATCGGATGTGGGGAGTGCCTGACGGTCTGTCCTGCGTCGGCTATATCCCTTGACTGGCGCACCGACCTCCCCCTCTTTCAGAGGCGGATGGCCGAGTACGCCCTAGGAGCGGTGACGGGAAGAAAAAGACCTACGGTCTATCTGAACTTCGTAGTGGATATCACTCCCCAGTGTGATTGCGTTCCCTGGAGCGATGACAGAGTCATCGGCGACGTCGGCTTCCTCTCCTCTACCGACCCGGTGGCCCTGGACAAGGCCTGTCTCGACCTCATAAACAGTCGTGCCGGAAGGGACGTCTTTTCCGACCTGTATCCCAGGATAGACCACATGGAACAGCTTCGCTATGGGGAAGCTATGGGCCTGGGTTCGTTGGAATACTCTCTGGAGGAGGTGTAG
- a CDS encoding methylated-DNA--[protein]-cysteine S-methyltransferase gives MLLYDQVSTDWGGVLVAMDEKGVKLVRLYEGTKAPVPIFNVWKKSPAKLKDATDQLKAYFAGELKVFDLPLSLEGTPFQLQVWEALRKIPYGETRSYMEMALSMGNDKACRAVGGANGRNPIPVIIPCHRVVGSNGTLGGYSGGLGLKKRLLSIEGISLDSFEK, from the coding sequence ATGCTTCTTTACGATCAGGTTTCAACCGATTGGGGCGGCGTTTTAGTGGCTATGGACGAAAAGGGCGTTAAGTTGGTGAGGCTCTACGAGGGTACTAAGGCCCCTGTTCCCATATTCAACGTCTGGAAAAAATCTCCGGCAAAGCTGAAAGACGCTACCGACCAGCTCAAGGCATACTTCGCCGGTGAGCTTAAGGTCTTTGACCTGCCTCTCTCCCTTGAAGGAACCCCCTTTCAGCTTCAGGTCTGGGAGGCGTTGCGAAAAATCCCCTACGGAGAGACCCGGTCATACATGGAAATGGCCCTCTCCATGGGCAACGACAAGGCCTGCCGTGCGGTAGGCGGTGCTAACGGCCGAAACCCTATCCCGGTGATAATCCCCTGTCACAGGGTCGTCGGGTCCAACGGAACCTTAGGGGGCTATTCCGGTGGGCTTGGGCTTAAAAAAAGGCTTTTATCCATCGAAGGGATATCTCTCGATTCTTTTGAGAAGTGA